CGGCATTGCTGTCGACGGAAGAAGATCGCGCCTTCACAACCACCTCCACCTTGCATGTGGTGTCGGCTTCGTGTTGTGGTTTCTGGCACCCCACGAAGAAGGACTTATCGGAAAGGGGGAGCTGTGAATCTTTAAGTTCCAGGGTCCACTTCTCGTTCGTTTGATCGGTGGCGGCGGGCCTCTTGTCGATCTTGACGTTTATGACGCTGCTGGAGCCCAAAAGTTTAGCCAGTTCAACCTGCTCTGTGTGTCCGGAGTTTGTTTCGCACTTTGGTAGTGTTGTAGCGCCTGGGCGGCATACGTGTCCCTCTTTCGACGGTACTGCAGCGTTCCCTTCACCGTTGCAGTTCAGCGTGGCAGTAAGATTGCCTTTGGAGATCACAATGTTCTCAGCCTCGGGGCTTGCATTCATGGAACCTGCGCCGTTCAGCGTGCAGGTGGCAACGCGGCCAGACACCTGCGGCGCAGTGATTTTCTCCTCCAGTTTTTCACGCCAAAGTCCGGGAGTCTCGTCCGCACAAGCGTGTCCACTACAAAACAGCAAAACACCGCCAAGGCACGCAGCCATCACCTTGCGGGCTCTGAAGAGTCCACGGCCCATTTGAGTTGTTCCGTTTCCCGCCATGGTTTCATGTGGCGTCGACTGGTCAAGATTCTCCATCCACTAGGAATCCCAGGTGttccgcatgcagacgcaaCTCATCACGGGTTCGAGAGAAAGATAAGATGGTGTTCCCCTGCGGTGCGATCGATCGCTGCACGCGAGTGACTGAACGGCGTCGGGCGACATGCGAGTAAAGCAGCAGCCCAGCGTGtcggccccccccccccccccccctccccccctgccAAGCCTGCGCCCGCCCGAATATGGCTCCGGCACGCGACAGAGCAAATTCCCCCCAAACCCCACTCCCGATAGTTGCAAACTACAATAACGCTGTCCAGGTAAGTCCCCCAAGGCGCTCTCATCACTCGAGGAGTTGGCGAGTGGTGTCAGCAAGGGACTCACTGCCTCTGTGTGGTCCGTACGTGCGCCGTTTGGGCGTGGACAACACACCCAGCATGGGCGGGCAATAGCAGAAGGAACTCGACGGCTAACCAGCTAGCCTTAGGGGGAATCACCGCACCAATATTCAGGCTCGTGGTGAAGGTCCCTGATTACGAATGCATGGATGACAATGGGGAATGTCGCTGCTAAACCTGGAGCCGAATATTCCAGGATACTGTGGGAACTGCTGAGCTGGCCACCGCCGGGAACAGTCGATGCGGGACTGCTCGCTGACTGTGTGCGCCCTTGTCGGCAACAGCATGTACCGAACGCCTGTTCCCAAAACTGAGAAACATTTCGATGCACGGGCCGAATTCGTACCTTTCGTCCTGAGCAGGCCGCACAACAGAAAAACCGTTCCACTGTAGGCCCAGATATCCAGGGTTTAGGACTAGAGATCTCTACGACAAAAATTATATAGGCAGCAAACATTCGTCGTGAGCACAAATATATGCGTCCATAACTTCATGGCTAATGCTTCAGACAACGGATAAATATAGAGGCAGAAAGGACTGCCTGTGTACTCGCATGCATCGTACAGGTACCCAATCATTGTATGCCTGTCGTGATCGGTGAACTATTGGATGCCGTTGCATCGACATCAACAATGATATGGAGCGGTTTTGGCATCACGCTCGTCGCGCCTTGTATGCATATAATACTCGTGCGGAGGCTAGACCCTCGATGCTTCTGCGGCTGTCCCTCGAAACTCGCAACACGTTGCAGTCATGGTGACAGGCATTACGTGGTTCTCAGAGCTCACCATTCTTTGCAGCTAAACACAGATGGCATCTGCACGTGTGCCCATGCCTTGAGAGTCGGCCTCCACACGGCTCCAAACTCAAGCACTTCGGCAGATCACCATGTTCGCTGAGTACAACGTCGCTGACAGCAGGACTCACGTGGGAGACCGAACGTCGGTTGCGTATTCCATGACGTCTCAAAATGTGGACAGCCTTGCTTAAAGGCATGCACTTATCTACATGTTTCTCTTTCGGGAAAAGACCCCAGACCGAAAAAAGTAAACGCCGGCACGCTGACTAGAAGGCACGCGCAAGAAGACCTGTCACCACAGCGGCAGCTCCGGACACTCCGGCTGCCATCGGCAGTGCGGACATCGCAGATGCTGATGAGCTGGCTGCCTTCACAGTCACCAACACCTTGCATGTGGACGGGTTCCCAGCGCCTGACACGGGTTGCCCATCAGCAGCTCTCCCGCCTGTCCCTTGTGGCACTTTCTTCGTCGGCGCGCAACCTAACAGGAACTGTTTTTCTTCGGAAGGGAAGTCACTCGGAGGAATGGTAAGAGTTGCCGGACTCCCCTCAGCGTCGGTCGTCTGCCACCAGCTCTTCTGAAAGTTCGGGAACATCTCAACGAACTGTTTCGAGCAAGTCTCCAGGTCCTTGTCGTCAGACGTGCAGAAATTATTGAAACCTGCAGGCTTGAGGGAGCCTTCGTCGCCACAATCGATTGTCAGTTTGTTGTTCTCTTGGGTCATGTCCACAGTCAAGGGTTCTTCGCCGTTGCTTGCCGCGCCGTAggagcagaagacgacgccgtTTTGAACAGAGGATTCTCTTGCTTCCACATGTATGTCCAGTTTGCATGTAGATTCTGGTACGTCACCGGAAGCTTTACATCCGACAAAGAAGGTTGTATCAGAGCGAGGAAGCTGTGACTTCTCTAGTTCCAAGGTCCACTCCCATCCGTTGGTGTTATCCCCGGTAGAGTTCTTCGCTACTTTGATGTCTGAGCTGGCCCTGAGGAGGTTCTTCAGAAGCACTTGGTTCGATGGTACTTTTTCGTTTGCGCAAGTAATCACAGACGCATCGGAGTTAACACATACGTTCCCATCCTCTGTCGGTATGAAAGTGCTACCCCTGCCGTTGCACTTCAAGGTAGCCTTGAGTTTCTCGCCGGATAGGGTAATGGAGGCAGTCTCCTGTTGATCCTTCTTAGACTTTGGGCCCAGTTGACACGTGGCGACGCCGTCCAACACCGTTGGAGGTGCTGCGGTTTTATCAGCCAGTCGCCGGCTCCGAACTCCCTCCGACAGTGTACTTGAAGCAACTTGTGCACTACAAAGGAGTAGAGCACAACCGCCACAGATGGCCAGTAACTTCTGGGATCGCGGCTTCAAGCCTCCGACCCTGCTCCACGTTGTATCGTTCCTTGCCATCATGTAAGACCGTTCTTGCAGGCAACGCAATATAACTATAACCCCGGCAGAGTTGGCGGGTCGGGGTCAGTAGAAAAGTAAATATTTTGAAGGAAGAACAAGCATGCTACGCTGCCAACGGAAGCTTTCGTTGATTTACAGGAACGCATGCCACGGGCAAGAGGTGGCTCATCGCTGAGTGCGGCGCTCCCCCTCACTGGAGGCCGCAGGGCAATACGGCGCCGCCTGGAACGAGGCAATGCCCACGTTCCCTAGCATCTGGCCACCTGTACGAATGGCAACCGGCGCAGCTTTTGCCGGATCTCTGCTTAGTTGACGAACTCTCCGCTTGTGTCGCTAACGCAACTTTCCGCCCGGTTTTGCACAAATACTGCTGGCATGCTACAGAGAAGCATGAGGCCGCCGGGGacgggaagggggggggtgggggggggggaattCTTGTCCGGGTCGGCTGACCCATATATATAGTACTTGGGCACAGGCAGGATTATGCGTACTGGTTTCTTTGTTACGCTGGCAGCTAGGtagcagctgcggcgggacTGTTGAGGTACGATTAGGCCAATCACTGCGATATATCACCCCGGCGGTGTGTGGCAGGCCCATGCTCGCGCAAGCACCTTTTGCTGCGGCGTTCCATTCCTCTCTTTTTCCAGACCTCTGTACCACACATGCTGCTCGGTGTTTGCCGGTCCGTACGCGTTTCCAACTAGACAGCGCTGCGCGCTATAGTTCCCGGTCCCACGACTATGTATTGCCTCATGGGGACAGGAACGCTCGAGACGTTCATTACAGTTCCCCCGGTGGCTCCATTTGGAACGAACAGCAACGAAAGCGTGCGAGTCTAGCCGGATCTGCCAACGCTATCAGTGTCTTCCCTCTGCAAGCGATCTGGCCTGAGCGACGACTGGAACGTCATGTTCAAGGTGCCGGTGCCGTCATTCGCCTGCCACATGACTGAGTCACGTAGATTCAAAATGTACAAGGCTTCATTCTGCCGGTCATTTACGTTGAGACGATCATTTACATACCTTAGATGCTTACTTCCcagcagagcgaggagaTAGTGCTTGGATTGGCTCGTCTTATGCGCGGGTTGGAATGACGCTCCCCTTTTTCACACCGAGCAGCGGTCACCCAGCTCAACTGCCCTGTCTGCTGATGAGCGAGTGGAGTGTTGAATCACCATGAACAAGTTGCGGGAGGGCGAACCTGCTCCGCATCCCAAACGCGCTAGTCGCAGCATCGGAAGACGACATATGTGAAGCATAAGAAAACGCTGGATAGCCTTGGATGTTCTGAGAGGAACATGAATGACAGAAGGCTCAACAGCGCAACTACGACTGAGCTCAGTTCCAAATGACATAGGTGACACACAATTAAAGATGCCTTCAGTGACCTGGATTAGCACACAACACACACACTATCGAAACTAACAAatgcgaagacgccgcgagcgcgactaGAAGGCACGCGCAAGAAGACCTGTCACCACAGCGGCAGCTCCGGACACTCCGGCTGCCATCGGCAGTGCGGACATCGCAGATGCTGATGAGCTGGCTGCCTTCACAGTCACCAACACCTTGCATGTGGACGGGTTCCCAGCGCCTGACACGGGTTGCCCATCAGCAGCTCTCCCGCCTGCCCCTTGTGGCACTTTCTTCGTCGGCGCGCAACCTAACAGGAACTGTTTTTCTTCGGAAGGGAAGTCACTCGGAGGAATGGTAAGAGTTGCCGGACTCCCCTCAGCGTCGGTCGTCTGCCACCAGCTCTTCTGAAAGTTCGGGAACATCTCAACGAACTGTTTCGAGCAAGTCTCCAGGTCCTTGTCGTCAGACGTGCAGAAATTATTGAAACCTGCAGGCTTGAGGGAGCCTTCGTCGCCACAATCGATTGTCAGTTTGTTGTTCTCTTGGGTCATGTCCACAGTCAAGGGTTCTTCGCCGTTGCTTGCCGCACCGTACGCACACGTAACGACGTTGCCTTCAACAGAAGAGACTCTTGCTTTCACAGTTACATCCAGTTTGCACTTAGAGTCGGAATTCTCGTCAGCGGGAGACTTACATCCGACAAAGAAGGACTCATCAGTGCGGGGAAGTTGTGATTTTTCTAGGATCAAGCTCCACTCCTCGACGTTGGGGGTAGTTTGGAGacgtctcttcgccgctttTATATCCGTGCTGGCTCCGAGGAGATCCTTCAGACCCACCTGCGTTACATTCCGGTTCCTTTCAGCTGCGCATGTTTTCACTGGTGTATCGTTCGTGCCAGTACAAACGGTGCCATCCGTTTGTGGTACCACATTGTTTCCGTTGCCTTTGCACTGCAAAGCGACTGTCAGCTGGCTCTCTGAAAGTGTCACGACCGCGTGTTGCGCGTCCACCCCAATCGGACTTTCCGCCAGCTCCAAGTCGCATGTTGCAACACCTTTCTGCACGACTGGAAG
This DNA window, taken from Besnoitia besnoiti strain Bb-Ger1 chromosome III, whole genome shotgun sequence, encodes the following:
- a CDS encoding SAG-related sequence SRS16E (encoded by transcript BESB_043700) encodes the protein MAGNGTTQMGRGLFRARKVMAACLGGVLLFCSGHACADETPGLWREKLEEKITAPQVSGRVATCTLNGAGSMNASPEAENIVISKGNLTATLNCNGEGNAAVPSKEGHVCRPGATTLPKCETNSGHTEQVELAKLLGSSSVINVKIDKRPAATDQTNEKWTLELKDSQLPLSDKSFFVGCQKPQHEADTTCKVEVVVKARSSSVDSNAVTCAYGPQSNGATPLTVEMTEETNKLAVDCGNEGSFAPLGYTQFCSPESQELKTCQTKEFSEIFPTFADTWWQKADQMKTVAELTIPKTDFPSEERQFLLGCVPMAASQENEGKDTVREAARGALAGLSECKVLVTVKAASSSAAPADSLHVILAGLGAVALLLVRGC
- a CDS encoding SAG-related sequence (encoded by transcript BESB_043710), with the protein product MMARNDTTWSRVGGLKPRSQKLLAICGGCALLLCSAQVASSTLSEGVRSRRLADKTAAPPTVLDGVATCQLGPKSKKDQQETASITLSGEKLKATLKCNGRGSTFIPTEDGNVCVNSDASVITCANEKVPSNQVLLKNLLRASSDIKVAKNSTGDNTNGWEWTLELEKSQLPRSDTTFFVGCKASGDVPESTCKLDIHVEARESSVQNGVVFCSYGAASNGEEPLTVDMTQENNKLTIDCGDEGSLKPAGFNNFCTSDDKDLETCSKQFVEMFPNFQKSWWQTTDAEGSPATLTIPPSDFPSEEKQFLLGCAPTKKVPQGTGGRAADGQPVSGAGNPSTCKVLVTVKAASSSASAMSALPMAAGVSGAAAVVTGLLARAF
- a CDS encoding SAG-related sequence (encoded by transcript BESB_043720), with product MARKVATPRGSRCFKSRTRKLIVACLGGILLFSSEQGAAADHPQIVKAKSGGNTKLPVVQKGVATCDLELAESPIGVDAQHAVVTLSESQLTVALQCKGNGNNVVPQTDGTVCTGTNDTPVKTCAAERNRNVTQVGLKDLLGASTDIKAAKRRLQTTPNVEEWSLILEKSQLPRTDESFFVGCKSPADENSDSKCKLDVTVKARVSSVEGNVVTCAYGAASNGEEPLTVDMTQENNKLTIDCGDEGSLKPAGFNNFCTSDDKDLETCSKQFVEMFPNFQKSWWQTTDAEGSPATLTIPPSDFPSEEKQFLLGCAPTKKVPQGAGGRAADGQPVSGAGNPSTCKVLVTVKAASSSASAMSALPMAAGVSGAAAVVTGLLARAF